One part of the Eulemur rufifrons isolate Redbay chromosome 16, OSU_ERuf_1, whole genome shotgun sequence genome encodes these proteins:
- the ADM2 gene encoding protein ADM2: MAPVLTVAVGCISLLCLQLPGALSRGLGGGPRPVRPREPPARTPSRDLQPWHPAPRPVVQKLPQAPQPQRRASLAPAMGRPLRDAGGRHSGPRRHLGSHRPRAQLLRVGCVLGTCQVHNLSHRLWQLVGPAGRRDSAPVDPSSPHSYG; this comes from the exons ATGGCCCCGGTCCTCACGGTCGCCGTCGGTTGCATCAGCCTCCTCTGCCTGCAGCTCCCAGGCGCGCTGTCCCGCGGCCTGGGCGGGGGCCCGCGGCCGGTCAGACCTCG GGAGCCCCCAGCCCGGACCCCCTCCAGAGACCTGCAGCCCTGGCACCCTGCACCCCGTCCTGTGGTCCAGAAGCTTCCTCAGGCCCCCCAGCCACAGAGGAGAGCCAGCCTGGCCCCCGCGATGGGTCGGCCACTCCGGGATGCTGGCGGCCGACACTCAGGTCCCCGAAGACACCTGGGCTCCCACAGGCCCCGAGCCCAGCTCCTGCGGGTGGGCTGTGTGCTGGGGACCTGCCAGGTGCACAATCTCAGCCACCGCCTGTGGCAGCTTGTGGGACCTGCTGGCCGGCGGGACTCAGCGCCTGTGGACCCCAGCAGCCCCCACAGCTATGGCTGA